CCACTATCTTTTACCACAAAGTGGTTAATAGTTATGCTTCCTGTCTTGGTTACAGATCAGCGTACTCCCTTTTCTGCATTACAGAAACTAGCTCTTGCCTTGGAAAGGTATCACTGTCTCTTCCACTGAGTTATCAAACATAAACTGAATTATCAAACTATGAAGTGCCTATCTTCTTTGCAACAGAAGTGTTTATTCAAGTATGTAATGGTAAGTTCACCAAAAACgaagaaatgaaataactttTACTGCAATTTTCATTCTTGGGATCTTACCTCTACCACCACCCCTTCCTCCTCCACGTCCTCCACCACGTCCTCCTCTACCACCTCCTCGAGGAGCACCTTTTTCTCCAGGAGGCCTTGGTAAAAATCTCTGAAGGGGTAGCAGCTTTGCTGGATCAATGTAAAACTGCAGGAAGAAAGTTCTATTAGGCTTTGAGAAAACCCAGGTTAAATCCTTAACAAACAGTCACAATTTTGTCTTAACTCATTATGTCAAATTGCCCTTTGCAAAAAGCTaagtaaaaaaaacatatgcaaaataaatcagtgttatgaagttattaaaatacatatgatttacatatttattaagtttcattcactttttttgttatttaggAGAGGGAAGTGCATAGCAGATGTAAAAgtgaaaaggatgaaaaaacaaacattttcaaaggaCAGCTAGCTTTTAAAGTCAGTAAAATCTCTTAATAAAGCTTTTATTATCTATTTGATTACATATCTAACTGATGACACATAATAGAATAAATAGTTATTGAGATCAGCTaaccttttgcatttttttgaaTGAAGAGGCTTTCATGTTCTCAGAcagtttcactgaaaaatactgttagcTTCTTTAAGGAACACACcaggaataaaaatgagaagtatCACATTTGATTATTACACGGAAGAATCTACACACTTCAGACATTTTCTAAATTCATATTCCATAAATGAAGCTAAACATCATCACTACAAATGAAAAACTACAACTTAATGATCAGGAATAACTGTTTCTAATTTTCCTCGTAGTTACAAAGACAACATTTCATGCAAACAttactttttccttcccatGTATTGAGGCATAAACATACCAGCAGAAAAgaatacataaaaatgtaaccataaagaaacaaacttgTTTGACAACTGATTGTCTCTCAGACTTATCCAGAACAATGTGGATTCTACAGTAGCTTTGCTATGACTGTCCTGGCCTGTACATCTGCCTAGCTGTGGAAAGAAACAGGCCAGCAGGGGCTGCTCAACCCAACCACAAGCTTTCTTTCAACTTACAGCAACACGGTGGATGCTCTCTGTAACTCCACAAACTACTATGGATCCTGTGGTTCTCAAGCGTGCAAGGATGGTTGTGCAAGGATGGTAAGCTGCTGGCTGACTGTTCAACAGTACTCAAGATTAAACAGGGAGCTAAGGAACCGCAAAGTACACTTGAGCTCCCTTTATATTTCTTGGTTGTtattgtaagaagaaaaaaagtttctgaacTTTGAGTAATACTGACGAAAAAAGTAAATCTGCAAATTAATAAATTCAGATCAGAAGGGTGTTCTAAACCTGTTTTAAGCATATGAAGTAgaataaggaaattaaatattttcatattttagagCAAACCCATTGAAGAAGCCAACAGGATTTGTGAAGGATACAAAGTCTCGTAGCTGCCCAAAAATTTCATCCACTTTGCCAATCTGTTCCTTATTATCCAAGTACACTGGTGCATTGAAATAAggaactttgttttcttctgttttacattTACAAACAAGATCATCTTCACACGGATGCATGAACTCTCCCAGtactgaaataaagaacaaacaaactgaaTATCTTAAACACTCACTGCAAGTTACATGATTACAGCCTCTGCAAATAACTTACAAACTACCCTCTCTGGAGGGCCCTGGTCATATCCGCCTCTGTTGAAGCCTCCTCGTCCACCTCCCCGTCCAAAGCCACCTCGCCCACCACGATTAAAGCCACCTCTGTCACCACCACTTCCTCCACGATTAAAGCcgcctcctcctcttcctcctccgccacctcctcGTCCTCCGCCACCACCTCCTCTTCCACGAAAAGACATTCTCTACTGCCTCCTACATTGTAGACAAAAAATCGGTTTAAGAAGTACGTATTTGTTGTTTAACATATTGTTTGAATCAAGGTCTCCCGATGGTCCTGTTTAATGGTTACCCACCTCAGCCCCGACTGAAAACATGCAGGCAAGCCATAATCAAGTTCCCCCATTAAACACCGCCTGttttaggaaaagtttcttctctaaaagagtggTCGGGCACTGGCACGGGCTGCTCAGGAAGGTGGCGGTCACCGTCCCCGCAGGAGCTGAAGAACCGTGTGGAAGTGGTACTGAGGGACTCGGCTAGTGGGCAAGGtgagactagatgatctcagaggtcttttccaaccttaaccaTTCTACGGCAATGCCTATCCATCATGAGGAACGGGCCATATCAGGGTCGAGCATCATACTCCGCGGCCCACGGAGAGGCGCCGGACCGCCAGCTTCCCAAAGAACGGCCTCCCTGGAAGCGGCGCCGGACCCTGAAGGTAGACCAACGACTTTAACGGCCCTAACGACGCCCGCGCGCGCCCCAACCCGCACCATAAACCCTAGCCCCGCACACGTGCGTACCTAGCGTCCATACAAGCGCCGCCTGATGACGTCATCGTCACGCGCCGGAAAAGCAGCCATCCTGCCGTAAAGGAGAAACAAGCGCCTAGCGGCACTGTCGCAAAAGGGCCTTCGCAGGGGCTGGAGATCCACGGTGCCGGCGAGACTACGGTTGTCCCGGAAACCGCCCGCTGCCCAAGCAGTTGTGTGAGCAAATGTCGGCTGGTTACACTCTCGTACGGAGATAGTAGCGTTGCTGTTTCCGTttgtctgcctgcctgcctgcctgcctgcacgGAGACAGACGTATCTCACCTAAAAACACATCTCCCCTGACAGCGCCCTGCAGAGCcggctgcctgctgccaggaAGTCGGCCCCGCCGCTCGGTCGGTCTGCTTTGGTAACAGCAGGGGAGCGAGAccctgctgagcactgccttgTAATCGCCGGCTTCAAGGGCTTTCCTTTAGGTCTCTATGTACAGTATAACAGGTTAAATGGGGGGGGATCCGCGTGGAGATATCAGACTCATCCGTTAATATCTCAGGCTCCTGTAATTGTTTCTGAGTCCACTTCAAAGTGTTTTACCAATGgttaaaaattaaacacaaacCTAACAACTGGCTATTGGGAAAATCCCGGCCAGGGGAATTTCTCTACAAAGAGATAAAACTTCATCATGAGAGTGGTTGCGGTTTTCTTggtttgcttctctttcttttctttctgtcgAGCAAAGGTAAGAACTGATTGTTTGTCCCGTTTGTGGTATCCActtatttagaaataaacaaacaaacaaaactgaacagttaaaacagtttattattataaaaacagaaagatagattttttaaaattatttccttttgtagTATTTGCATTTTGTAGGTTTTAGTCCAGTTTGAGAATTTGAATCTTGCTGTTTCTCCTCCATATATTGGTTCTATCTGAGGTTTACAGTAACAAGCTCCTGGAAAATCTTTTAATCGGGATCCTATGCTAAACCCAACTTGCAAGTGTGGCTCAGCTCAGAAAGCTTTTGTTATAAAATCCCTTCTGGCAAAAGCCTCTCAGGAAGTTCTGATGGGCTCCTTGTTCAGCAAACTCTGAGCTTTTCAGAAAAACCCGTAGATAAAGATCAACACCTTCTGTTGCTACTCAGTCAAAACTGAGGAGAAACAACTAGTGCAATATGGGAGTTAAGCCAAGCAGGGTCTGGCTCAGAGTTTGGTATGTAAATTTAAAGATAATGCATAGGATTCTACTGACCTGAGAAGAACAGGAAGAATTTATTAAGATTATACAGCCTTTAAAAGGGTGGGAGGGGCTCGGATTAAATTCTGTCCCGGCAACATTCCCACTGCCTTTACTTAGGCCAGGATTTCTTCATGAGAACTTTAAACTTTGGCTCTGTTGATTCAGTGGATGCACTCAAAGCTGATAAATCTCATCTGACaactgacatttctttttcatctttactCTAAGTCTAGCTACATATTTTTCACGTTTCAACATTCCCCTTACCCTCAGATCTTAGTGAACAAAAGCACTCAGCCAGCAACAGAAtaagcagagagctgcagggatAGGTGTTATCACTTACCTAGAGACAGACAGTCAGATGGAAGGATCAGGAGCACTTCTTGCAGTCTGTAACAACCAGAAACCACACTGCAAACCCACTGCTATCAAAGATACGGGAACAAAATGGACTGGGAGGGgaatttaattttaacttttGTTGAAGATACTTATATGTGTTACTTGCAATGAAACAAATCATTAATTTTAGATTTATTTGTTTCTAAGTAGTTATTGGCTATAGTTAAAGTCAACTGAGACAATAAAAAggtcttgaaaaaaaatcaagttcctacttttctttttttttaaattttatttttcttcttagaaggGGCCCTGAGCAccctggtctagtattaaatgtggaggttggtggccctgcctgtggtgggggggggaggggaggttggagattcatgatccttgaagtcccttccaaccctggccattctgtgtgattctgttaaGTCCCcttatattttaatttgcttacGGTTCCATTGTTGTGGTGTGCTATAAACCACTGGCTTGAAATGTTTATCATCTTCTGTTGCACACTTAAGCTGATTTTTGAAGAGTATAGTTTGTGAGTGACCAGTAATAGTGAAAATCATACCAGGGGAAtgatctgaaaaagaaaagaaaaaaaatccagaaaaacagaaaggtgGATATCTCAaagacaaggggaaaaacaCTACAGATATTTAGCACTTCCATTCTTACAAGATAGGAAAAGGCTCACAATCACTTTGCTGAGGTATACAGGGGATCTGCAGAACTGCTAGTGCCATCTCTAGTCCTGTTCAATATTTGGTTTTgggttgcttttgttttgttttgttttttattttgtgcctTGCAGAATGCAGCATCTAATAATACAGAAGAACAGTTTTCATACGTTGAGCCTGCTCAGCCACTTGAGCAAGACAGTCAGCCAGCTGAGCGAGCTACTTACCTCCTAGAAGACTGTTTAAGcaacaaatacacacacaagtCTTGTAAGAAAGTTTTTTGTGACCCATGGGAACGATGTGTGGAGGGAAAATGTCTCTGTAAGCTTCCCTACCAGTGTCCAAAGAATGGCACTTCAGTTTGTTCTACCACTGGAAAGCAGTTTCATACTTACTGCCACCTAAAGAGCTATGAGTGTCAACGTCCCGAAGCAAAGTTTCTGAACGAGGGAAAATGCATGCCCACAGGTActatgatctttttttttccaaaatgtatcAGTCATTTGTTTGATTACTGAAAGTGCTCTAACAAAAGTCTTACACTAAGATGCAACCTTTCCTCAGAAGACCTCCAAATATGCTTCCAGGGCAGGAACTGTTATCTTCGTTTGTTCTGAAGCtggtatatttttaaaaagcatcaggCTCAAAGCCATAACATCAGTTCTCAGAAAAATCTGCAGTGATACCTCAAGCTTCTGATTCCCAACCTACTGTTCATTCCATATGAACTCTGGATACCTACAACACACTTTAGGTCTGGTTTCTTCCTGTGCTGTCTTTCCAATAGATACATCTATAGAATACAAATTTGtatgcaatttatttatttatttatttttagaaacatttaaaatctcCTTGGTCTATAAGGATTCACATTTGCTTCAAGTAAAACCTGTCAATAACGAGGACCTTTTTGTATGTGAGAGTATGTGGACTATGAATGAAGCAAACGTGGCCTGCAGACACCTTGGCTTTGAATTGTAAGTTTGGGGAATTTCTCTCTCTGTGACTGCAATGGATGTGAACGAATAGTGATGCTTCTATAAGGGTCAGTCAGTCAGCCAACTACTAAGAGAAAATCCATGAACAATATATCGGCTACAGTAAAGCTTCCTGTAAGCAAAAGCcaaaacagatttctgcattttcttacaAATAACAACTGTTCAAACGATtagtattttacttttaaaataaagttgaaGTCTGATAGATGAGTTTTCTCTCAAGTCTGTATAAGGGAAAGTGCATAGATGGCTGATCCCCAAATGGCTGTGATCAATTAACTGCTCGTAGGGAAAAGTTTCTTAAACTGGCTGGCCAAACAGTACAGCTGTGTTTTGCTACTTGCAGCAGCCAGACTAACAAGAACCAGaacacagttttttttccttcatccctTGACCCTTCATCACCATTTTTTGCTTTGCCCACCAGAAACAGCTGAGGCCACAAACAGCTTGCTCTTTTTCCAAGTCCATACCAATGATCTGATTTACACAGTGAGGTCATCATGAACTGTCAACTCTATATCCTGTACATAATGATTTAAAACAATAGCATGACTGAGCCACATAGGACTGCCTCTCAAACAGAGACTAAGAATGCTATCACAGTACCTACATTTGTCCCCTATAGATGAGGATTAAATATTTCCCAGCCCTGATTCATACCTCTTTAGATAGCATAGAGAGAGGTTTGTTCTGGGACAGAGCATTCAGCCCTTGACTCCCATTGCAAGTCTTTccagttatttatttactcattcCTTATTTTCTTAAGAGAGAAGAGAGACATACTGGTAGAGGATTACATTCAGGTGATTAATGAATGCCAATCTTGCAGTAGCCTGAGTTTCCTCAATATGCATTGGTTTTGATGGCACCACCAGTACTCAACCTCATGCAAGATGGTTTCTATCTATTGCCATACACAGTAACTGAGATGAGAGTGGCACAGATTCAGTGCCAGTTCTATGATGGAATTGGCAAAAACTGGCACTTTgtttgactttttctttcaaagtaaaTATCTCCTACTTTCCTCCTTACCCTTATAACACTCCAtgggaaatctgtttttttttttaaacttctttagCCATCAGCAAAGTTCCTTAACACTGGGGAAAATCATATAAATTCTAAACAGTAAAAGCAGAGGACAATCCACTGTGAAATTACAGAATTTGTTACTGTTATTTGTATCTTTACAGAGGTGCTGAATATTACCACACTGACTACAACATCACAGAACCATCACACTGCTTCCAAATAACTTGCAGAGGCCTAGAGACAAGTCTTGCTGAATGTTACATAGAGAAGAAACTGAGAGCTATTAATGAGGGATTTGTTAGCCTCCAGTGCCAGAAAACTCTCCGAGGTTAGTAGGGATTTTTTGGCTTTAAATCTACTAAAAGCTGTTCACGTTaagtttatttgaaatatatgaACTTAGGATCTATTTTGCTGAAATCTCAGCCACCACAAACCTGCAATgaaatcttttaatttttatcttttttttaaataatccttTTGCAAACATTTAAGACAACTGAGGCAATCTTGAATTTATGACTTTGGAAAATAATGCACTGTTGCTCCTAGAATATCTTGACAGATACTACCCAAAAGTGGACAAATTTCACCCATGGTTCTGGCTGctcccccttcccttccaaGGCATATTACATCCCACGACTTTTGTTTCTCCTAGGTTAACTGATGAGGAGACAGATGACAACCTCCTacttcttcctttgttcttgCTTTTGGGAGATCAACTCAAGctaacatttctgctttcatccatgtttggaagaaacaaaattctCTTTTGCCAGGTCACTGAAAGTTGGAGGGAGAAAATACATAGTCACATTGAAAGTTTGAAGAGGAGGcaatgaaaacagtaaaaaaaaaaaaaagattcctatTTACTCAACTAGGCCTTAAGTTGCCTACTATTGACAGGTCAAACTGAGCGAATAAAACATGTATGCTGAGTATTTCCTTGGGCAGTTGTGAACCTACAGTCATTTCTATACtaacttcattttcatctcaCTGCACAGAATGTTCAGCTCATGAGTTCCATTGTGCAAATGACAAGTGCATTTCTGTGACTAAAACCTGTGATGGTATAAATGACTGTGGAGACCTAAGTGATGAACTGTGCTGTAAAGGTAATAATTTACTTTCTCAGCTGTTTAAAGaacatttcagcaaaaatatatccacaaaaaaattaattcttacAGTGATGTAATAATAAAGTCTCTattgtgaaaaaaacaaaaaaacaaccaaccaaacaaaaaaactacagTTTCTGTATAGGAAAGTACAAAAaagttttatgattctatagttAGATAATTATACTAATATAAATATTGCAATTTTCCAAAGCAAGCAACTGATCTCTGAGGATCTGGATTTCTTccaataataacaaaataatgagATTTAGGAGGCTGTtgatacaaacaaaaacaaagaaacaaaacccaactGTATTACACagaattaaatgtattttcaaataggGCAAAACTGACAGTAATCAAACAAAaccatgttgttttttttcagtaaactATCTTAAACTAAAATGAGATCCTTCTTAATAgcataaattttaaaacacCAAGACAGTAAATTGAGCAGAGTCAAGTATTCACATCATTTTACACTTACAGACCCCACTTTCAGGATCTATTTATAAATAGCAAAGTCCCCCATAACATGGATATTTTattgggtttattttttaagaagctCTCTAATTACATGAGGTCACTGAATCATATAGTCCTGTGCTTTACCATTTTACTTCTGTTATATTAcagaatgcagaaacaacagttTCCACTGTCGATCAAATATCTGTATTCCAAAAAAGAATGTGTGTAACAAAGAAATTGACTGCCTAACAGGAGAGGATGAAGCTCAAGCTCTCTGTTCAGGTTTCCTTTtaagatgtgtttttctttcttttacttttgttATGCTAAATTAAACCTACAGACTACACAATGCACGTTCTTAAGTCATTTGTCAGattaacaaaaccaaaatgcatGCAAGAATTAGTCTTTCTGATGTTATGTTACATTTACTAGGAGACTAACAAAAGGTTACAtactcttccttcccttcctacTAGAAATAAATGGCAAGAAAACTAAAGgacagaagaaacagatgatGTTTTAGGAGGCTTAAAGCAGATTACGACTTTTGCATGCATGGACATCTATCAAATTGGTATCCTGTTTTAGGGAAGAAAATGTAGATGGAGCATGCAGGAACCTCCTTGTGTATAAGGAATTAATTTAACTAGTTTGTTAATATAATAGTTCATCTGTACTGTTCTCCTTACCATTGAAAAtaccttgttttgttttgaacttaGAATATTTTAGATAAGAGACAAAGTGTAAAGCcaaaaagtaaacattttcgGTACATGGTAATTGGTAAAGGTAAACTGAACCCTAGAAGTAAACATTACTGTCAGTAACATGAGAACAGAGCCAATCCTCAGCCTCCATTTAGGAAGTGAATTCAATGGGTATTTTGTTTGAATAAAAGCTGACAAACCAGATTCAGGAAGCGTTTAGTTTACCTCTTGTGTTGAATACCCTCCCTTACCCTTAAAAGGAGTAAGTGTTAAAGGAGGCAAGGAgtacagagcagcagcatctaaattggaaagaaaaaaatatgtatcctTTTACCTTTTTGCCTAATGCTCCTTTGGGCTTTAGAAAGCTCCAAAGGATTGAcagggcaggaggaagaaatTCTGGTGTTTCCTGGTAGAGGAAAGCGGTCTATTGCTTtagagattaaaaacaaacaaacaaaaaaaaacaaaggaggcCATTTCGCAGggtttctttgcagaaaggtCCTCTGGACAAGAAGAAGGAAGAGTAGATATCATGTGGTTATAAATGAGTATCTGCTGGATGCAGATCATTTGTAAGCTGTGGCAGCAAAGAGTGCgtaggaagaaaggaaacagcaggCACCATGCTTATAGAGTATTGCTGTCTGTGTGAAATGGTATGCACCTTATCCAGTTAAAAACGTACCATGATTCTGGTACACCACTAAACATTCAAGTAATAGAACGCTGTAAATATTTGTCAATATTCTTAGTATTCTATTATTCCACTACAGGCAAGCCAAAACATGACGAAAATCACAGTATGGATGCAGGTAAGTAACCCCCCACAAACCCTGCATACCCTCTTTCTAGTGGCTTTCTAGCTACCAGCCAGTTAGCCAGACCTGCAACACTCATACATGGACTTTGTGGTTTAGTAGTACACACTCTGGGATTTAACTATTTCCACTAATCTCAATAACAATAGTAATAATTCATCCTGCCTCAGGATCCACATCTGTGCATTAGCAACGGAAAGAGGTAAACTCTAAGCAAGTCTATGGCCActgctttgaaattatttacCTGAATGTTGTCagcaatggaaaataaagagaaataatgtGATGCTAAGACAGAagtaattttcaaagaaaaacagatgctttCCTAGCTACTTGTATACTCACAGCACTCATGATTTCAATGTAAAGATAAGTCTGTCTTCaaatagagaaaatgaatgCTTGAATTCTGAgacacatttttcctttttgttaaagaaagaaaactggcaaAGACGTTCCTTCCCCAAATAAACTGTGGTGTTGTAAACTTCACATTAACTCGACGGAAGAGAATCATAGGTGGACAAATTGCAAGgaaggtaaaaaataataatatccctccatcttcctcctccctcccttccacaCACAAACAAATCTTACAAATATAGGATCATTTGTTCATTCAGTAAcaatttaaatttcattattGTCCTTCTGTTAAAACgtacagaaataacaaagtCAGTTACAAcattaatttcatattttacattGCACTGAATGAATATAAATAGAAGCACAGTTAATAAGGTAAAACACCAAGCTACAAAATCCAGCATTACAGTGCAATTATGCAGTCAAAATGATCCAGCAAAATACTTAACACTATACTATGTATGATAATTATAGTCATAAATGTAATGTTTGATCATACCAGATCAGATCttccatctattttttttcaggatattCTTGACAGAAAGCTGGAGGAAGGGAGACACTGCAGaatgtcagaaaacaaaaaagttacCGTAGTTTAGAATACAGAGCCTTTGTATCAGAGCCCAAATCACAGATAATTTCTTAATAGATTTTGTCAAGGAGATGAAGTGATATGGTGTTTCCCTTTATGCACAAAAAATAGCACAATGATAATTTCATATTATTTGGGTTTCTGTCATTTTAATAGGGTGAATTCCCTTGGCAAGTGGCAATTAAAGACACTGGCACTGAAGGTGCAACAGTGTACTGTGGAGGGGTTTATATTGGTGGCTGTTGGGTTCTGACTGCTGCACACTGTGTCAGGTAAAAGCAACAACCTGAGAAATTACTTCTTTGCAAAGTAGAAAACATGAATCTGTGCATTATTGCTCTTCTCAGCTACTAGGTTGTTAATTCTTACTTGCCCATTTAACAAATCAACTAAAATCACTGACTTGCTCACATTAACAATGGGAGGGATTCAAAGGCAAAGTATTTTGTCACTGAGCAAAAACATAATTATGAGTTACCTCCTCTCAGCACTGGGAAGGTCTAGCACCTGTCCTCCAGGCACGTCCCTGGTGCCACATATTCCCCAGTGCCAGCAGGAGCGGGCAGGAAAGACCTGCCTAACCTAGCCCAGTGTTCCAGGTGTATTTGCTCATTCTTCCTTCATCTGCTATCAGAGGCATAAGCCTTGCTTTCCCTTTGTGGAGGCACTTAACACACTGGCCTTTAATACAGTCTTTCTGTCTTAACTGCAGGATTTTCAGGAACTTCAGCTCAGCAGTAAGCGTCACCAGCCTTGCTTCAGAACAATCTGGACATGCAAGTCCAGAAAGaaactatatatataatatgtatagTGTATAATATGATTTTTTATTCTATGAAAACTttgtaaaatgcaaaaatttATGACTAATTGAAACATACAGTGCTTCTGTAATGTACCAAAACATATTTTACttcattggcttttttttccagagcaaaTCGAGTTCATCTATACCGTGTCTGGATTGGGCTGTTGGATACAATACAGTATGACAGGGAGACAGACACTTACAGACTAAAGCAACTGATAATCCATGAGAACTATAATGCTGCAACATATGAAAATGACATTGCTCTGCTGGAGCTGAAAGGTCACGGAAAAGGAGAGTGCTCCCTGAAATACAGCACACCTGCCTGCATCCCCTGGTCAGAGCATATGTTCAAGGCTGGTGATAAATGCAAGGTTTCTGGATGGGGACTAGAGAAAGGTATTTGATTCAGTGCTTACTACcagaatgtattatttttagCTATGTTTTTCAAACAGTGGTCAGCTCTCATACTGAGAAGGCTAAAGAGTGGTGCACGCATAGCACTTGCAAGAGGCTGAGCACAGCAAACACATGCTGTTGGCATTTGGCTGTCAGTTCTCTTTTTTGTAATGTCCCAGTAAATTGGTTTGGAGGACACCCTTTTGAGAACTAGCCTGATAAAAGGCAATGTTCGGTTTACAGTTTTATCTGCAGCCTGACTCCACAGCAGCAGATTTGTGTCAGCACAGTGCAGCGAGAGAGCAGGAATGAGACAGCAGGAGTGAGATGGCAGCATTCAGACAACATATGCATAAGCAAAAAACTTATTTGTTGTGCTGCACCTATACATGCTTCTCAAAGAAGACAAGAGCTGTTTAGTACCTCTGAGGCATCCAGGAGAAGCGACTGTA
The Lagopus muta isolate bLagMut1 chromosome 4, bLagMut1 primary, whole genome shotgun sequence genome window above contains:
- the GAR1 gene encoding H/ACA ribonucleoprotein complex subunit 1, which translates into the protein MSFRGRGGGGGGRGGGGGGRGGGGFNRGGSGGDRGGFNRGGRGGFGRGGGRGGFNRGGYDQGPPERVVLLGEFMHPCEDDLVCKCKTEENKVPYFNAPVYLDNKEQIGKVDEIFGQLRDFYFSVKLSENMKASSFKKMQKFYIDPAKLLPLQRFLPRPPGEKGAPRGGGRGGRGGGRGGGRGGGRGGFGGGRGGGRGGGGFRGGGRGGGGFRGGRGGGGGFRGRGH
- the CFI gene encoding complement factor I, with the translated sequence MRVVAVFLVCFSFFSFCRAKNAASNNTEEQFSYVEPAQPLEQDSQPAERATYLLEDCLSNKYTHKSCKKVFCDPWERCVEGKCLCKLPYQCPKNGTSVCSTTGKQFHTYCHLKSYECQRPEAKFLNEGKCMPTETFKISLVYKDSHLLQVKPVNNEDLFVCESMWTMNEANVACRHLGFELGAEYYHTDYNITEPSHCFQITCRGLETSLAECYIEKKLRAINEGFVSLQCQKTLRECSAHEFHCANDKCISVTKTCDGINDCGDLSDELCCKECRNNSFHCRSNICIPKKNVCNKEIDCLTGEDEAQALCSGKPKHDENHSMDAERKLAKTFLPQINCGVVNFTLTRRKRIIGGQIARKGEFPWQVAIKDTGTEGATVYCGGVYIGGCWVLTAAHCVRANRVHLYRVWIGLLDTIQYDRETDTYRLKQLIIHENYNAATYENDIALLELKGHGKGECSLKYSTPACIPWSEHMFKAGDKCKVSGWGLEKGYTKQYVLKWGNVNLFQNCSEMYPGRFLQKMACAGTYDGSIDSCKGDSGGPLVCFDAENVAYVWGVVSWGENCGEAGHPGVYTQVASYYDWISHHVTRSLISRYNI